From one Phocoena sinus isolate mPhoSin1 chromosome 6, mPhoSin1.pri, whole genome shotgun sequence genomic stretch:
- the ZBTB43 gene encoding zinc finger and BTB domain-containing protein 43, whose amino-acid sequence MEPGTNSFRVEFPDFSSTILQKLNQQRQQGQLCDVSIVVQGHIFRAHKAVLAASSPYFCDQVLLKNSRRIVLPDVMNPRVFENILLSSYTGRLVMPAPEIVSYLTAASFLQMWHVVDKCTEVLEGNPTVLCQKLNHGSDHQSPSSSSYNGLVESFELGSGGHTDFPKAQELRDGENEEESTKDELSSQLTEHEYLPSNSSTEHDRLSTEMASQDGEEGASDSAEFHYTRPMYSKPSIMAHKRWIHVKPERFEQACEGMDVHASYDEHQVTESINTMQTEHSVQPSGVEEDFHIGEKKVEAEFDEQADESNYDEQVDFYGSSMEEFSGERSDGNLIGHRQEAALATGYSENIEMVTGIKEEASHLGFSATDKLYPCQCGKSFTHKSQRDRHMSMHLGLRPYGCGVCGKKFKMKHHLVGHMKIHTGIKPYECNICAKRFMWRDSFHRHVTSCTKSYEAAKAEQNTTEAN is encoded by the coding sequence ATGGAGCCTGGAACAAACTCTTTTCGAGTAGAATTTCCtgatttttccagcaccattctGCAGAAACTGAACCAGCAGCGCCAGCAAGGACAATTATGTGATGTCTCCATTGTTGTCCAAGGCCACATTTTCCGAGCACACAAAGCCGTTCTTGCTGCCAGTTCACCCTACTTTTGTGACCAGGTACTCCTAAAAAACAGCAGGAGGATTGTTTTGCCTGATGTGATGAACCCCAGGGTGTTTGAGAACATTCTCCTATCAAGTTACACGGGACGTCTAGTAATGCCTGCTCCAGAAATTGTTAGTTACTTAACAGCTGCAAGCTTCCTCCAGATGTGGCATGTGGTAGACAAATGCACTGAGGTTTTAGAAGGAAACCCTACAGTCCTTTGTCAGAAGCTAAATCATGGCAGTGACCACCAGTCTCCCAGCAGCAGTAGTTACAATGGCCTGGTAGAGAGCTTTGAGTTGGGCTCAGGGGGCCATACGGATTTCCCCAAAGCCCAGGAACTGAGGGATGGAGAGAATGAAGAGGAGAGCACCAAAGACGAGCTGTCATCTCAGCTCACCGAGCATGAATACCTTCCTAGCAACTCGTCCACAGAGCATGACCGGCTAAGCACTGAGATGGCGAGCcaggatggggaggagggggccagcGACAGTGCCGAATTCCACTACACCCGGCCCATGTACAGCAAGCCCAGCATAATGGCTCACAAACGCTGGATCCATGTGAAGCCTGAGCGCTTTGAGCAAGCGTGCGAGGGCATGGATGTGCATGCATCCTACGATGAGCACCAGGTCACAGAGTCCATCAACACCATGCAGACAGAGCACTCGGTCCAGCCCTCGGGAGTAGAGGAAGACTTTCACATCGGGGAAAAGAAAGTGGAAGCAGAGTTTGATGAACAGGCTGATGAAAGCAATTATGACGAGCAGGTGGATTTCTATGGCTCTTCCATGGAAGAGTTTTCTGGAGAGAGGTCGGATGGGAATCTCATTGGGCACAGACAGGAGGCTGCCCTAGCAACAGGCTACAGTGAGAATATTGAAATGGTAACAGGGATTAAAGAAGAAGCTTCCCACCTAGGATTCTCAGCCACCGACAAGCTGTATCCTTGTCAGTGTGGGAAAAGTTTCACTCACAAGAGTCAGAGAGATCGACACATGAGCATGCACCTTGGTCTTCGGCCTTATGGCTGTGGTGTCTGTGGTAAGAAATTCAAAATGAAGCATCATCTCGTGGGCCACATGAAAATTCACACAGGCATAAAGCCATATGAGTGTAATATCTGTGCAAAGAGATTTATGTGGAGGGACAGTTTCCACAGGCATGTGACTTCTTGTACCAAGTCCTACGAAGCTGCAAAGGCTGAGCAGAATACGACTGAGGCTAACTAA